From Salarias fasciatus chromosome 5, fSalaFa1.1, whole genome shotgun sequence, a single genomic window includes:
- the LOC115388120 gene encoding putative leucine-rich repeat-containing protein DDB_G0290503 has product MEEANSEYLKKQLEEQRDKVTAINTEKDNLILQVTDLTSDLQNKDQNLRDKENEIQELKSQREESEMKLQKKCDQVNELHSAWMGQIDDYRDHLVSNTRSLESKVDSLTSALRRKEDEYGELLEDNELKCSHVDELLKVQRRDRDEYQDHLARCQTNTQSLEEEVHLVRNALEMEEANSEYLKKQLEEQGDKVTAINTEKDNLILQVTDLTSDLQKKNQNLRDKENEIQELKSQREESEKKLQKKCDQVNELHSAWMGQMDDYRDHLISCDSNTRSLESKVDSIRSALRRKEDEYGELLEDNELKCSHVDELLKVQRRDRDEYQDHLARCQTNTQSLEEEVHLVRNALEMEEANSEYLKKQLEEQGDKVTAINTEKDNLILQVTDLTSDLQNKDQNLRDKENEIQELKSQREESEKKLQKKCDQVNELHSAWMGQMDDYRDHLISCDSNTRSLESKVDSIRSALRRKEDEYGELLEDNELKCSHVDELLKVQRRDRDEYQDHLARCQTNTQSLEEEVHLVRNALEMEEANSEYLKKQLEEQGDKVTAINTEKDNLILQVTDLTSDLQNKDQNLRDKENEIQELKSQREESEKKLQKKCDQVNELHSAWMGQMDDYRDHLISCDSNTRSLESKVDSIRSALRRKEDEYGELLEDNELKCSHVDELLKVQRRDRDEYQDHLARCQTNTQSLEEEVHLVRNALEMEEANSEYLKKQLEEQGDKVTVINTEKDNLILQVTDLTSDLQNKDQNLRDKENEIQELKSQREESEKKLQKKCDQVNELHSAWMGQMDDYRDHLVSCDSNTRSLESKVDSLTSALRHKEDEYGELLKDNELKCSHVDELLKVQRRDRDEYQDHLARCHTNTQSLEEEVHLVRNALEMEEANSEYLKKQLEEQGDKVTAINTEKDNLILQVTDLTSDLQNKDQNLRDKENEIQELKSQREESEKKLQKKCDQVNELHSAWMGQMDDYRDHLISCDSNTRSLESKVDSIRSALRRKEDEYGELLEDNELKCSHVDELLKVQRRDRDEYQDHLARCQTNTQSLEEEVHLVRNALEMEEANSEYLKKQLEEQGDKVTAINTEKDNLILQVTDLTSDLQNKDQNLRDKENEIQELKSQREESEKKLQKKCDQVNELHSAWMGQMDDYRDHLISCDSNTRSLESKVDSIRSALRRKEDEYGELLEDNELKCSHVDELLKVQRRDRDEYQDHLARCQTNTQSLEEEVHLVRNALEMEEANSEYLKKQLEEQGDKVTVINTEKDNLILQVTDLTSDLQNKDQNLRDKENEIQELKSQREESEKKLQKKCDQVNELHSAWMGQMDDYRDHLVSCDSNTRSLESKVDSLTSALRHKEDEYGELLKDNELKCSHVDELLKVQRRDRDEYQDHLARCHTNTQSLEEEVHLVRNALEMEEANSEYLKKQLEEQGDKKKNQNLRDKENEIQELKSQREESEKKLQKKCDQVNELHSAWMGQMDDYRDHLVSCDSNTRSLESKVDSLTSALRHNEDEYGELLEDNELKCSHVDELLKVQRRDRDEYQDHLARCQTNTQSLEEEVHLVRNALEMEEANSEYLKKQLEEQGDKKKNQNLRDKENEIQELKSQREESEKKLQKKCDQVNELHSAWMGQMDDYRDHLISCDSNTRSLESKVDSIRSALRRKEDEYGELLEDNELKCSHVDELLKVQRRDRDEYQDHLARCQTNTQSLEEEVHLVRNTLEMEEANSEYVKKQLEEQGDKEVHSALFDSNRPQSQAKSLASTSDLEAESTNLTKKAEEQVDEVTAITEKESLMVQVRKLTSELRQIDQDLTAKQNKVQELKISLKLQAEKSQTALQKQSDRVNVLYRSLSNQILKHNKSLEDWGKDTDNRNSKIESLTEDLKRRKAQYSELLKEKELLYSQVDELLKVQRCERNEYQEHLARFQTLNRPDV; this is encoded by the exons ATGGAGGAGGCAAATTCAGAATACCTGAAAAAGCAACTCGAGGAACAGCGGGACAAGGTGACAGCCATCAACACGGAAAAGGACAATCTGATTCTTCAGGTCACAGATCTGACCTCTGATCTCCAGAACAAAGACCAGAACCTGAGAGACAAGGAAAATGAGATTCAGGAGCTAAagtcacagagagaagaaagtgaGATGAAGCTGCAAAAGAAATGTGACCAAGTGAATGAGTTACACTCTGCCTGGATGGGTCAGATCGACGACTACCGAGACCACCTGGTCTCAAACACTCGCAGCCTTGAATCAAAAGTAGACTCCTTAACAAGTGCCTTGAGGCGCAAAGAAGATGAATACGGTGAACTGCTGGAGGACAACGAGCTTAAATGCAGCCACGTCGATGAGCTACTCAAAGTCCAGAGGCGTGACAGGGACGAATACCAGGATCACCTGGCCAGATGTCAGACAAACACTCAGTCCCTAGAAGAAGAAGTGCATTTAGTCAGAAATGCATTAGAAATGGAGGAGGCAAATTCAGAATACCTGAAAAAGCAACTCGAGGAACAGGGGGACAAGGTGACAGCCATCAACACGGAAAAGGACAATCTGATTCTTCAGGTCACAGATCTGACCTCTGatctccagaaaaaaaaccagaaccTGAGAGACAAGGAAAATGAGATTCAGGAGCTAAagtcacagagagaagaaagtgaGAAGAAGCTGCAAAAGAAATGTGACCAAGTGAATGAGTTACACTCTGCCTGGATGGGTCAGATGGACGACTACCGAGACCACCTGATCTCCTGTGACTCAAACACTCGCAGCCTTGAATCAAAAGTGGACTCAATAAGAAGTGCCTTGAGGCGCAAAGAAGATGAATACGGTGAACTGCTGGAGGACAACGAGCTTAAATGCAGCCACGTCGATGAGCTACTCAAAGTCCAGAGGCGTGACAGGGACGAATACCAGGATCACCTGGCCAGATGTCAGACAAACACTCAGTCCCTAGAAGAAGAAGTGCATTTAGTCAGAAATGCATTAGAAATGGAGGAGGCAAATTCAGAATACCTGAAAAAGCAACTCGAGGAACAGGGGGACAAGGTGACAGCCATCAACACGGAAAAGGACAATCTGATTCTTCAGGTCACAGATCTGACCTCTGATCTCCAGAACAAAGACCAGAACCTGAGAGACAAGGAAAATGAGATTCAGGAGCTAAagtcacagagagaagaaagtgaGAAGAAGCTGCAAAAGAAATGTGACCAAGTGAATGAGTTACACTCTGCCTGGATGGGTCAGATGGACGACTACCGAGACCACCTGATCTCCTGTGACTCAAACACTCGCAGCCTTGAATCAAAAGTGGACTCAATAAGAAGTGCCTTGAGGCGCAAAGAAGATGAATACGGTGAACTGCTGGAGGACAACGAGCTTAAATGCAGCCACGTCGATGAGCTACTCAAAGTCCAGAGGCGTGACAGGGACGAATACCAGGATCACCTGGCCAGATGTCAGACAAACACTCAGTCCCTAGAAGAAGAAGTGCATTTAGTCAGAAATGCATTAGAAATGGAGGAGGCAAATTCAGAATACCTGAAAAAGCAACTCGAGGAACAGGGGGACAAGGTGACAGCCATCAACACGGAAAAGGACAATCTGATTCTTCAGGTCACAGATCTGACCTCTGATCTCCAGAACAAAGACCAGAACCTGAGAGACAAGGAAAATGAGATTCAGGAGCTAAagtcacagagagaagaaagtgaGAAGAAGCTGCAAAAGAAATGTGACCAAGTGAATGAGTTACACTCTGCCTGGATGGGTCAGATGGACGACTACCGAGACCACCTGATCTCCTGTGACTCAAACACTCGCAGCCTTGAATCAAAAGTGGACTCAATAAGAAGTGCCTTGAGGCGCAAAGAAGATGAATACGGTGAACTGCTGGAGGACAACGAGCTTAAATGCAGCCACGTCGATGAGCTACTCAAAGTCCAGAGGCGTGACAGGGACGAATACCAGGATCACCTGGCCAGATGTCAGACAAACACTCAGTCCCTAGAAGAAGAAGTGCATTTAGTCAGAAATGCATTAGAAATGGAGGAGGCAAATTCAGAATACCTGAAAAAGCAACTCGAGGAACAGGGGGACAAGGTGACAGTCATCAACACGGAAAAGGACAATCTGATTCTTCAGGTCACAGATCTGACCTCTGATCTCCAGAACAAAGACCAGAACCTGAGAGACAAGGAAAATGAGATTCAGGAGCTAAagtcacagagagaagaaagtgaGAAGAAGCTGCAAAAGAAATGTGACCAAGTGAATGAGTTACACTCTGCCTGGATGGGTCAGATGGACGACTACCGAGACCACCTGGTCTCCTGTGACTCAAACACTCGCAGCCTTGAATCAAAAGTAGACTCCTTAACAAGTGCCTTGAGGCACAAAGAAGATGAATACGGTGAACTGCTGAAGGACAACGAGCTTAAATGCAGCCACGTCGATGAGCTACTCAAAGTCCAGAGGCGTGACAGGGACGAATACCAGGATCACCTGGCCAGATGTCATACAAACACTCAGTCCCTAGAAGAAGAAGTGCATTTAGTCAGAAATGCATTAGAAATGGAGGAGGCAAATTCAGAATACCTGAAAAAGCAACTCGAGGAACAGGGGGACAAGGTGACAGCCATCAACACGGAAAAGGACAATCTGATTCTTCAGGTCACAGATCTGACCTCTGATCTCCAGAACAAAGACCAGAACCTGAGAGACAAGGAAAATGAGATTCAGGAGCTAAagtcacagagagaagaaagtgaGAAGAAGCTGCAAAAGAAATGTGACCAAGTGAATGAGTTACACTCTGCCTGGATGGGTCAGATGGACGACTACCGAGACCACCTGATCTCCTGTGACTCAAACACTCGCAGCCTTGAATCAAAAGTGGACTCAATAAGAAGTGCCTTGAGGCGCAAAGAAGATGAATACGGTGAACTGCTGGAGGACAACGAGCTTAAATGCAGCCACGTCGATGAGCTACTCAAAGTCCAGAGGCGTGACAGGGACGAATACCAGGATCACCTGGCCAGATGTCAGACAAACACTCAGTCCCTAGAAGAAGAAGTGCATTTAGTCAGAAATGCATTAGAAATGGAGGAGGCAAATTCAGAATACCTGAAAAAGCAACTCGAGGAACAGGGGGACAAGGTGACAGCCATCAACACGGAAAAGGACAATCTGATTCTTCAGGTCACAGATCTGACCTCTGATCTCCAGAACAAAGACCAGAACCTGAGAGACAAGGAAAATGAGATTCAGGAGCTAAagtcacagagagaagaaagtgaGAAGAAGCTGCAAAAGAAATGTGACCAAGTGAATGAGTTACACTCTGCCTGGATGGGTCAGATGGACGACTACCGAGACCACCTGATCTCCTGTGACTCAAACACTCGCAGCCTTGAATCAAAAGTGGACTCAATAAGAAGTGCCTTGAGGCGCAAAGAAGATGAATACGGTGAACTGCTGGAGGACAACGAGCTTAAATGCAGCCACGTCGATGAGCTACTCAAAGTCCAGAGGCGTGACAGGGACGAATACCAGGATCACCTGGCCAGATGTCAGACAAACACTCAGTCCCTAGAAGAAGAAGTGCATTTAGTCAGAAATGCATTAGAAATGGAGGAGGCAAATTCAGAATACCTGAAAAAGCAACTCGAGGAACAGGGGGACAAGGTGACAGTCATCAACACGGAAAAGGACAATCTGATTCTTCAGGTCACAGATCTGACCTCTGATCTCCAGAACAAAGACCAGAACCTGAGAGACAAGGAAAATGAGATTCAGGAGCTAAagtcacagagagaagaaagtgaGAAGAAGCTGCAAAAGAAATGTGACCAAGTGAATGAGTTACACTCTGCCTGGATGGGTCAGATGGACGACTACCGAGACCACCTGGTCTCCTGTGACTCAAACACTCGCAGCCTTGAATCAAAAGTAGACTCCTTAACAAGTGCCTTGAGGCACAAAGAAGATGAATACGGTGAACTGCTGAAGGACAACGAGCTTAAATGCAGCCACGTCGATGAGCTACTCAAAGTCCAGAGGCGTGACAGGGACGAATACCAGGATCACCTGGCCAGATGTCATACAAACACTCAGTCCCTAGAAGAAGAAGTGCATTTAGTCAGAAATGCATTAGAAATGGAGGAGGCAAATTCAGAATACCTGAAAAAGCAACTCGAGGAACAGGGGGACAAG aaaaaaaaccagaaccTGAGAGACAAGGAAAATGAGATTCAGGAGCTAAagtcacagagagaagaaagtgaGAAGAAGCTGCAAAAGAAATGTGACCAAGTGAATGAGTTACACTCTGCCTGGATGGGTCAGATGGATGACTACCGAGACCACCTGGTCTCCTGTGACTCAAACACTCGCAGCCTTGAATCAAAAGTAGACTCCTTAACAAGTGCCTTGAGGCACAACGAAGATGAATACGGTGAACTGCTGGAGGACAACGAGCTTAAATGCAGCCACGTCGATGAGCTACTCAAAGTCCAGAGGCGTGACAGGGACGAATACCAGGATCACCTGGCCAGATGTCAGACAAACACTCAGTCCCTAGAAGAAGAAGTGCATTTAGTCAGAAATGCATTAGAAATGGAGGAGGCAAATTCAGAATACCTGAAAAAGCAACTCGAGGAACAGGGGGACAAG aaaaaaaaccagaaccTGAGAGACAAGGAAAATGAGATTCAGGAGCTAAagtcacagagagaagaaagtgaGAAGAAGCTGCAAAAGAAATGTGACCAAGTGAATGAGTTACACTCTGCCTGGATGGGTCAGATGGACGACTACCGAGACCACCTGATCTCCTGTGACTCAAACACTCGCAGCCTTGAATCAAAAGTGGACTCAATAAGAAGTGCCTTGAGGCGCAAAGAAGATGAATACGGTGAACTGCTGGAGGACAACGAGCTTAAATGCAGCCACGTCGATGAGCTACTCAAAGTCCAGAGGCGTGACAGGGACGAATACCAGGATCACCTGGCCAGATGTCAGACAAACACTCAGTCCCTAGAGGAAGAAGTGCATTTAGTCAGAAATACATTAGAAATGGAGGAGGCAAATTCAGAATACGTGAAAAAGCAACTCGAGGAACAGGGGGACAAG GAGGTGCACTCGGCCCTCTTCGACTCCAACAGACCTCAATCGCAAGCCAAATCCCTCGCAAGCACCTCAGACCTGGAGGCGGAGTCCACTAATCTGACAAAGAAAGCCGAGGAACAGGTGGATGAGGTCACAGCCATCACAGAAAAGGAGAGTTTGATGGTGCAGGTCAGAAAGCTGACCTCTGAGCTCCGACAGATAGATCAAGACCTGACAGCCAAGCAGAATAAGGTTCAGGAATTGAAAATCAGTCTCAAGTTACAGGCTGAAAAAAGTCAGACGGCGTTGCAAAAGCAGTCTGACCGAGTCAATGTGCTTTACCGTAGCTTGAGTAATCAGATACTGAAACACAACAAGAGCCTGGAAGACTGGGGGAAAGACACTGACAACCGTAACTCCAAAATAGAATCACTCACAGAAGACTTGAAGCGCAGAAAGGCTCAGTACAGTGAACTGCTGAAGGAAAAGGAGCTTCTATACAGCCAGGTTGACGAGCTGCTGAAAGTCCAGAGGTGTGAGAGGAATGAGTACCAGGAACACCTGGCCAGATTTCAAACACTCAACAGACCTGATGTCTGA